TTCTAATATATGGAGTATTTATCAACTAAAAATTAAAACAGATATGAGTTTTCTTCATTAAATAATCTTTCTATAAGGAAACAGAGGCAACGCTACTGTCACCTCTGCTTGAAATAATTAGGATGAAATACTCTGAGTTTATGAACGTCAACACCCAAATCCTCCAAACCCTCCAAACCTCCGACTACATCTCCCACAAACACCAATACTTACCAAAGCATTGAAATGAGTGCCAATACTGGCAACGTACCTTGTTTGAAAAAGATACTAATATTGCTTGAAAGGCCACCATAAATAGCAACGCCAATGATATAGACTAAAATAGCAGCGCATAGTTCTTTTGGGTTACTACTGAAAAATAAACCGTATAATAACAAAACGCCAATCAAACCGTTATATACGCCTTGATTCTTCAAAAGCAATTTAATATTTTTGTCTTTCAATTTACCAACGCTAATATTAAATGTTTCACTTGTTTTTCTTGAAGTTGTTGTGAATGTTTCGAGATACATAATATAGAAAAACTCTATTGCCACAAATATGATTAAAATTGTTGAGATGATATTCACTGTAACGCTCCTTTATTATTAAATATTTTCTTGTAAAAATGATTGCAGTGTCTGTGGTTTATCATTAACTAATTGTTTGAAATCATTGGATTCTTGGTATAATAATCCTCTTGCTCCTGCATCGTACATTGATGACAATAATGCACCAAAACCTTTAGGTTCATCGTACATTGCTGCAAATGTCTCTAAAGTAACGGGTTCATATTTAATTTCAGTACCTGATGCCTCAGATAAAATAGCAGCAAGTTCCTTCATATCATAGCTATAGCCTGATAATAAATAGCGTTTGACCCAAGTATCTGGATTTTTAATAATAGCAATGACGCCTCTAGCTATATCATTTCTAGAAATATAATTGATGCGACCATCACCAGCAGGATAAATAAGTTTATGCATAGTCATGAGTTCTGGCAAATATGATTTAAGAGGATCCATATACATCGCCATTCTGACATACGT
This is a stretch of genomic DNA from Staphylococcus roterodami. It encodes these proteins:
- a CDS encoding DUF1304 domain-containing protein, producing the protein MNIISTILIIFVAIEFFYIMYLETFTTTSRKTSETFNISVGKLKDKNIKLLLKNQGVYNGLIGVLLLYGLFFSSNPKELCAAILVYIIGVAIYGGLSSNISIFFKQGTLPVLALISMLW
- a CDS encoding SDR family oxidoreductase; this encodes MNIMLTGATGNLGKHITKQAIDNHIDHFHIGIRNIEKVPDDWHGKVSVRQLDYFNPESMVEAFKGMDTVVFIPSIIHPSFKRIPEVENLVYAAKRSGVSHIIFIGFYADQHNNPFHMSPYFGYAERLLATSGIDYTYVRMAMYMDPLKSYLPELMTMHKLIYPAGDGRINYISRNDIARGVIAIIKNPDTWVKRYLLSGYSYDMKELAAILSEASGTEIKYEPVTLETFAAMYDEPKGFGALLSSMYDAGARGLLYQESNDFKQLVNDKPQTLQSFLQENI